A single Arachidicoccus sp. BS20 DNA region contains:
- a CDS encoding RpnC/YadD family protein: protein MYDTSLKRKWDNEAVMEYARRESKAEGIAEGIAEGIAEGMEKGMEKGKAEVVRNLIIKLGFTDAQAADVAEVSLDFVKKVRASLKEE, encoded by the coding sequence ATGTACGATACAAGTTTAAAACGCAAATGGGATAACGAAGCGGTGATGGAATATGCCCGCCGGGAGAGCAAAGCAGAAGGTATAGCAGAAGGTATAGCAGAAGGTATAGCAGAAGGTATGGAAAAGGGCATGGAAAAAGGCAAAGCGGAAGTGGTTCGCAACCTTATCATCAAACTTGGCTTTACCGATGCACAAGCTGCCGATGTAGCTGAAGTATCTCTTGACTTTGTAAAGAAGGTACGCGCTTCCCTAAAAGAAGAATAA
- a CDS encoding RpnC/YadD family protein, protein MYDTSLKRKWDNEAVMEYARRESKAEGKAEGIAEGMEKGMEKGKAEVVRNLIIKLGFTDAQAADVAEVSLDFVKKVRASLKEE, encoded by the coding sequence ATGTACGATACAAGTTTAAAACGCAAATGGGACAACGAAGCGGTAATGGAATATGCCCGCCGGGAGAGCAAAGCAGAAGGCAAAGCAGAAGGTATAGCAGAAGGTATGGAAAAGGGCATGGAAAAAGGCAAAGCGGAAGTGGTTCGCAACCTTATCATCAAACTTGGCTTTACCGATGCACAAGCTGCCGATGTAGCAGAAGTATCTCTTGACTTTGTAAAGAAGGTACGCGCTTCCCTAAAAGAAGAATAA
- a CDS encoding RpnC/YadD family protein, with product MYDTSLKRKWDNEAVMEYARRESKAEGKAEGIAEGMEKGMEKGKAEGKAEVVRNLIIKLGFTDAQAADVAEVSLDFVKKVRASLKEE from the coding sequence ATGTACGATACAAGTTTAAAACGCAAATGGGACAACGAAGCGGTGATGGAATATGCCCGCCGGGAGAGCAAAGCCGAAGGCAAAGCAGAAGGTATAGCAGAAGGTATGGAAAAGGGCATGGAAAAGGGCAAAGCTGAAGGCAAAGCGGAAGTGGTTCGCAACCTTATCATCAAACTTGGCTTTACCGATGCACAAGCTGCCGATGTAGCAGAAGTATCTCTTGACTTTGTAAAGAAGGTACGCGCTTCCCTAAAAGAAGAATAA
- a CDS encoding Rpn family recombination-promoting nuclease/putative transposase, producing MDKPKYIDLRADFAFKRTFGTDANKDLLIAFLNELFRGRKVIQDIYYNKNEHVGDTEETGGVIFDLTCTADNGEQFIIEVQRSSQLNFKRRMLYYGSKLIADQAPKGSRKKWDYKISEVYVIALMDGFPMPGSERTTKYFHDVCLCDRETGKVFYEHLGFFYIELINFTKEEPELKTDLDGWLFVLKNMSKLDKIPLYLRKPVFEKLFNIAEYSKLNKEEKIMYDTSLKRKWDNEAVMEYARRESKAEGIAEGMEKGKAEVVRNLIIKLGFTDAQAADVAEVSLDFVKKVRASLKEE from the coding sequence ATGGACAAACCCAAATATATAGACCTTCGCGCTGATTTCGCTTTTAAACGGACTTTCGGAACAGATGCCAATAAAGACCTTTTGATAGCTTTCCTTAATGAGTTGTTTCGGGGACGGAAAGTTATTCAGGATATTTACTACAACAAGAACGAACACGTAGGCGATACGGAAGAAACGGGCGGTGTAATTTTTGACCTTACCTGCACGGCAGACAACGGCGAACAATTCATTATAGAGGTGCAGCGCAGCTCGCAGCTTAATTTCAAGCGGCGGATGCTGTATTACGGCAGCAAGCTGATTGCCGACCAGGCGCCCAAAGGCAGCCGCAAAAAGTGGGACTACAAGATAAGCGAAGTATATGTGATTGCACTGATGGACGGTTTCCCGATGCCCGGCAGCGAACGAACCACCAAATATTTTCACGACGTTTGCCTCTGCGACCGGGAAACCGGCAAAGTTTTTTACGAGCATTTAGGATTTTTCTATATAGAATTGATTAATTTTACAAAGGAAGAACCGGAGTTGAAAACAGATTTGGACGGGTGGCTCTTCGTATTGAAAAATATGAGCAAATTGGATAAGATACCTTTGTACCTGCGCAAGCCGGTATTCGAGAAACTGTTCAACATTGCAGAATACAGTAAATTAAACAAGGAGGAAAAAATTATGTACGATACAAGTTTAAAACGCAAATGGGACAACGAAGCGGTAATGGAATATGCCCGCCGGGAGAGCAAAGCAGAAGGTATAGCAGAAGGTATGGAAAAGGGCAAAGCGGAAGTGGTTCGTAACCTTATCATCAAACTTGGCTTTACCGATGCACAAGCTGCCGATGTAGCAGAAGTATCTCTTGACTTTGTAAAGAAGGTACGCGCTTCCCTAAAAGAAGAATAA
- a CDS encoding RpnC/YadD family protein codes for MYDTSLKRKWDNEAVMEYARRESKAEGKAEGIAEGIAEGIAEGMEKGMEKGKAEVVRNLIIKLGFTDAQAADVAEVSLDFVKKVRASLKEE; via the coding sequence ATGTACGATACAAGTTTAAAACGCAAATGGGATAACGAAGCGGTGATGGAATATGCCCGCCGGGAGAGCAAAGCCGAAGGCAAAGCAGAAGGTATAGCAGAAGGTATAGCAGAAGGTATAGCAGAAGGTATGGAAAAGGGCATGGAAAAAGGCAAAGCGGAAGTGGTTCGCAACCTTATCATCAAACTTGGCTTTACCGATGCACAAGCTGCCGATGTAGCTGAAGTATCTCTTGACTTTGTAAAGAAGGTACGCGCTTCCCTAAAAGAAGAATAA
- a CDS encoding Rpn family recombination-promoting nuclease/putative transposase, which produces MDKPKYIDLRADFAFKRTFGTDANKDLLIAFLNELFRGRKVIQDIYYNKNEHVGDTEETGGVIFDLTCTADNGEQFIIEVQRSSQLNFKRRMLYYGSKLIADQAPKGSRKKWDYKISEVYVIALMDGFPMPGSERTTKYFHDVCLCDRETGKVFYEHLGFFYIELINFTKEEPELKTDLDGWLFVLKNMSKLDKIPLYLRKPVFEKLFNIAEYSKLNKEEKIMYDTSLKRKWDNEAVMEYARRESKAEGKAEGIAEGMEKGKAEVVRNLIIKLGFTDAQAADVAEVSLDFVKKVRASLKEE; this is translated from the coding sequence ATGGACAAACCCAAATATATAGACCTTCGCGCTGATTTCGCTTTTAAACGGACTTTCGGAACAGATGCCAATAAAGACCTTTTGATAGCTTTCCTTAATGAGTTGTTTCGGGGACGGAAAGTTATTCAGGATATTTACTACAACAAGAACGAACACGTAGGCGATACGGAAGAAACGGGCGGTGTAATTTTTGACCTTACCTGCACGGCAGACAACGGCGAACAATTCATTATAGAGGTGCAGCGCAGCTCGCAGCTTAATTTCAAGCGGCGGATGCTGTATTACGGCAGCAAGCTGATTGCCGACCAGGCGCCCAAGGGCAGCCGCAAAAAGTGGGACTACAAGATAAGCGAAGTATATGTGATTGCACTGATGGACGGTTTCCCGATGCCCGGCAGCGAACGAACCACCAAATATTTTCACGACGTTTGCCTCTGCGACCGGGAAACCGGCAAAGTTTTTTACGAGCATTTAGGATTTTTCTATATAGAATTGATTAATTTTACAAAGGAAGAACCGGAGTTGAAAACAGATTTGGACGGGTGGCTCTTCGTATTGAAAAATATGAGCAAATTGGATAAGATACCTTTGTACCTGCGCAAGCCGGTATTCGAGAAATTGTTCAACATTGCCGAATACAGTAAATTAAACAAGGAGGAAAAAATTATGTACGATACAAGTTTAAAACGCAAATGGGACAACGAAGCGGTGATGGAATATGCCCGCCGGGAGAGCAAAGCCGAAGGCAAAGCAGAAGGTATAGCAGAAGGTATGGAAAAAGGCAAAGCGGAAGTGGTTCGCAACCTTATCATCAAACTTGGCTTTACCGATGCACAAGCTGCCGATGTAGCAGAAGTATCTCTTGACTTTGTAAAGAAGGTACGCGCTTCCCTAAAAGAAGAATAA
- a CDS encoding glutaminase family protein, translating into MTHVFFPAIKRARFLLFAAALLSVKVNAQQIAPSYPLITHDTYFSIWSATDKLNASVTKHWTGANQSLIGIIKVDNQYYRFLGKQADAYKSILPAADESNYTVKYTEQQPDNNWTSVKYNDNGWKSGAAPFSDNQSEAKTLWASKDIWMRRVFEITNPNLDNLLLKIYYDDNVEVYLNGQDIYHTTGWTNKFVFLDLNNAIKKNLKKGKNVLAIHCANTAGGAYLDAGIVQKIISADKKKIRLASQKAVCLTATQTKYDFTAGGVDLQVKFISPLLLSDLNLVSRPVSYVTFNATSNDGKTHDVQVYFGASSDVAVNTSKQEVAASVANTSNLKLLKTGTTSQPVLQKKGDDLRIDWGYFYVGAPNDNTTQQFITSSETSGIAAFLNNKVQSTGSVKGNSLELNTVLNLGKVSSSSKEKFIELGYDEQYMVQYFHHNLRPWWNKDGNSSIEQQLETAYNDYNSVVEKCNAFDKQMYQEAVAAGGEDYAKLCDLAYRQSVAAHALVQSPKGEILFLSKENFSNGSINTVDITYPSAPMYLMYNPDLLKGMLNGIYEYSESGKWQKPFPAHDLGTYPLANGQTYGEDMPVEEAGNVVIATAAIAKAEGNANYAKQHWKELSIWVDYLSKAGLDPTNQLCTDDFAGHLARNANLSVKAIVAIGAYGMMADMLGQKDTAEKYIAMAKDFAQKWMQLADAGDHYALTFNDKNTWSQKYNLVWDKVLHLNIFPQSVYEKEVKYYLTKQNKYGLPLDSRKTYTKSDWIMWTATLANDKATFEKFVTPVYKYATETPTRVPLSDWHETTDGKQVGFQARSVVGGYFMKMLDEKLNK; encoded by the coding sequence AATCAATCTTTAATAGGAATCATCAAAGTGGATAACCAATACTACCGGTTTTTAGGAAAGCAGGCAGATGCGTATAAAAGTATTTTGCCCGCGGCAGATGAAAGCAATTATACCGTAAAATATACCGAACAGCAACCCGATAATAATTGGACTTCGGTAAAATATAACGATAACGGCTGGAAGTCAGGCGCAGCGCCGTTCAGCGACAATCAATCAGAAGCGAAAACGCTTTGGGCATCCAAAGATATATGGATGCGGCGGGTGTTTGAAATAACGAATCCTAATCTTGATAACCTATTATTGAAAATATATTATGACGATAATGTAGAAGTTTATTTGAACGGGCAAGATATTTATCACACAACCGGGTGGACCAATAAATTTGTTTTTCTTGATTTGAATAATGCTATAAAAAAGAACCTGAAAAAAGGTAAGAACGTCTTGGCGATTCATTGTGCAAATACGGCAGGCGGCGCTTATCTCGATGCAGGAATCGTGCAAAAAATCATATCTGCCGACAAGAAAAAAATTCGGCTTGCTTCACAAAAAGCTGTCTGCTTAACGGCGACGCAAACGAAGTATGATTTTACCGCGGGAGGGGTTGATTTGCAAGTGAAATTCATTTCGCCATTGTTGCTGAGCGATTTGAATCTTGTATCACGCCCTGTTTCTTATGTAACTTTTAATGCAACATCCAACGACGGCAAAACGCACGATGTGCAGGTTTATTTCGGCGCCTCATCGGACGTTGCGGTTAATACATCAAAGCAGGAAGTCGCTGCATCTGTTGCCAATACAAGCAATTTAAAATTGCTGAAAACAGGCACAACATCACAGCCCGTACTGCAAAAGAAAGGTGACGATCTGAGAATCGACTGGGGGTATTTTTATGTAGGCGCACCCAATGATAATACAACGCAGCAATTCATCACATCTTCCGAAACAAGCGGTATTGCTGCATTTCTGAATAACAAAGTTCAATCAACCGGTTCTGTCAAAGGAAACAGCCTCGAACTGAACACCGTTTTAAATCTCGGAAAAGTTTCATCTTCATCCAAAGAAAAATTTATCGAGCTCGGTTATGATGAACAATACATGGTTCAGTATTTTCATCACAACCTGCGCCCCTGGTGGAACAAAGACGGCAACAGCTCCATTGAACAGCAATTGGAAACCGCTTATAACGATTATAATTCGGTGGTAGAAAAATGTAACGCTTTCGATAAGCAAATGTATCAGGAAGCCGTTGCCGCAGGCGGCGAAGATTATGCAAAGCTGTGCGATTTGGCATACAGGCAAAGCGTTGCCGCACATGCGTTGGTGCAAAGCCCCAAAGGAGAAATTTTGTTTTTATCCAAAGAAAATTTCAGCAACGGTTCTATCAACACGGTGGATATAACTTATCCTTCCGCACCGATGTATTTAATGTACAACCCCGATTTACTCAAAGGAATGCTCAACGGCATTTATGAATACAGCGAAAGCGGCAAGTGGCAAAAGCCTTTCCCTGCGCACGATTTAGGTACTTATCCGTTGGCAAACGGACAAACTTACGGGGAAGATATGCCGGTGGAAGAAGCAGGCAATGTAGTCATTGCTACGGCTGCTATTGCAAAAGCCGAAGGTAATGCGAACTACGCAAAACAACATTGGAAAGAACTGAGCATTTGGGTGGATTATTTATCTAAAGCAGGACTTGACCCTACCAACCAATTATGCACGGATGACTTTGCAGGACACCTGGCACGCAACGCAAACCTTTCAGTGAAAGCCATCGTTGCCATCGGCGCCTATGGTATGATGGCAGATATGCTGGGACAAAAAGATACTGCCGAAAAATATATTGCCATGGCAAAAGACTTTGCACAAAAATGGATGCAGCTTGCCGATGCAGGCGACCATTATGCCCTTACGTTCAACGATAAAAATACCTGGAGCCAGAAGTATAATCTGGTTTGGGATAAAGTGCTGCATCTGAATATTTTCCCGCAAAGTGTTTATGAAAAGGAAGTGAAATATTATCTCACGAAGCAGAACAAATACGGTCTTCCTTTAGACAGCAGAAAAACTTATACAAAATCCGACTGGATTATGTGGACGGCAACGCTGGCGAATGATAAAGCAACGTTTGAAAAATTTGTAACGCCTGTTTACAAGTACGCAACCGAAACGCCGACCCGTGTGCCTTTGAGCGACTGGCACGAAACAACAGACGGTAAGCAAGTGGGCTTTCAGGCAAGAAGCGTCGTGGGGGGATACTTTATGAAAATGCTCGACGAAAAATTGAATAAATAA